Proteins encoded in a region of the Triticum dicoccoides isolate Atlit2015 ecotype Zavitan chromosome 3A, WEW_v2.0, whole genome shotgun sequence genome:
- the LOC119267915 gene encoding cyclic dof factor 2-like: protein MSDQMDSGIKLFGRVIPLVPDAAPGPPEAEATAGSEHPPPPPPQESEAEAEADNNKEQHKETKDKGDSEMKVDAPEEKEDGGMKGDELRERKDDEMEVDAPQAKQNAETASSSTLDHKKDDQAQISNAEEKVASDPKEENEKKSNDESGQDKVLKKPDKIIPCPRCNSMDTKFCYYNNYNVNQPRHFCKNCQRYWTAGGSMRNVPVGAGRRKSKNSALHYRQLLMAPDCLLGSRVDISDTVNPEVLASLPSIPTQSASRNETVLKFGPEVPLCESMVSVLNIEEQNVTNAGSVPRDETREGNSCASTTTSNNGLPANAVPPGQNGAPVYCNGVGPVPQYYLGPPFMYPWSMGWNNLPVMVPGGSMPESASPSESCSTSSAPWMNSPMMPGSRLPAPPFPYPIVPPALWGCLPSWPAAAWNTPWVGTNGCISPSGSSNSSCSGNGSPTLGKHSRDPNPQKDDKEEKSLWVPKTLRIDDPDEAAKSSIWATLGIKPGDPGVFKPFQFKGESKGQPADARPARALQANPAAFSRSQSFQESS from the exons ATGTCGGATCAGATGGATTCTGGCATAAAGCTCTTCGGGCGGGTGATCCCGTTGGTTCCTGACGCTGCGCCCGGGCCGCCGGAAGCGGAGGCGACGGCCGGCTCCGagcacccaccgccgccgccgccgcaggagtCAGAGGCCGAGGCAGAGGCTGATAATAATAAG GAACAACACAAAGAAACAAAAGACAAAGGCGATAGTGAAATGAAGGTGGACGCTCCAGAAGAGAAAGAAGATGGTGGAATGAAAGGTGATGAACTAAGGGAGAGAAAAGATGACGAAATGGAGGTTGATGCACCACAAGCCAAACAAAATGCAGAAACAGCCAGTTCATCTACCTTGGACCATAAGAAAGACGACCAGGCCCAGATAAGCAATGCTGAAGAGAAGGTGGCATCAGACCCGAAGGAGGAGAATGAGAAGAAATCAAATGACGAATCAGGCCAGGATAAGGTGCTCAAGAAGCCAGATAAAATTATACCTTGCCCTCGGTGCAACAGCATGGATACAAAGTTCTGCTATTACAACAACTACAATGTTAATCAACCAAGGCACTTCTGTAAGAATTGCCAAAGGTATTGGACTGCAGGGGGGAGTATGAGGAATGTACCTGTCGGTGCTGGGAGGCGCAAAAGCAAGAATTCAGCGCTGCACTACCGTCAGTTGTTGATGGCCCCTGATTGTCTGCTGGGGTCTAGAGTAGACATCTCTGACACAGTGAACCCAGAAGTCCTTGCATCTCTACCTTCCATCCCGACACAATCAGCCAGTAGAAATGAAACAGTTCTCAAGTTTGGGCCTGAGGTGCCACTTTGTGAATCGATGGTATCGGTGCTGAACATTGAAGAGCAGAATGTGACCAATGCTGGATCTGTACCAAGAGATGAAACCAGGGAAGGTAACTCGTGCGCATCGACTACCACATCAAACAATGGGTTACCTGCAAACGCAGTCCCGCCTGGTCAGAACGGAGCGCCTGTTTACTGTAATGGGGTTGGTCCGGTGCCTCAGTATTACCTTGGACCTCCTTTCATGTACCCATGGAGCATGGGGTGGAACAACCTTCCTGTAATGGTGCCGGGTGGAAGTATGCCCGAGTCTGCTTCTCCATCAGAAAGCTGCAGCACTAGTTCGGCGCCATGGATGAACTCTCCCATGATGCCAGGCTCAAGGCTTCCTGCACCCCCGTTTCCATATCCTATTGTTCCACCTGCACTCTGGGGTTGCTTACCAAGCTGGCCAGCCGCGGCATGGAACACACCATGGGTCGGGACCAACGGGTGCATATCGCCGTCTGGGTCAAGCAACAGCAGCTGTTCAGGCAATGGGTCTCCTACTCTGGGGAAGCATTCCAGGGACCCCAATCCACAGAAAGATGACAAGGAGGAGAAATCACTATGGGTTCCCAAGACGCTCCGCATCGATGACCCCGATGAGGCAGCGAAGAGTTCCATATGGGCAACTCTTGGCATCAAACCTGGAGACCCTGGCGTCTTCAAGCCTTTCCAGTTCAAGGGTGAGAGCAAGGGCCAGCCAGCAGATGCACGCCCTGCCCGTGCTTTACAGGCGAACCCCGCAGCGTTTTCTCGGTCGCAGTCGTTCCAGGAGAGCTCTTGA